Sequence from the Chloroflexota bacterium genome:
TCTCCACGAAGTCCACGAAGGGACACGAAGGTTACCTTTATTTTCGTGTCCCTTCGTGTATCTTCGTGGATCTAATAACCCCGCCACGATGTGCCAATGACTTCATCCGTCCTCGTATCCCGCCTCATCGTCAGCCAGCGCCGACAGCCAAAGACGTGAAACCAGCGCTCGATCTGCGCGCCTTCGGGGTTATTGTGCATGAAAGCGCGGTCAACGTCGCGAGCGTCGGCGTCGGTGATCGAATCCGGCACGGTTGAAATCTCGCCGTAGAGAAATTCTTCAACGGGCCGCGACCCGCAGTTGGGGCAAGGGATGTGAAGGCTCATCGTTTTACTCCAGGTAGAAACGGGAACGCAGATAAACGCTGATGAATCGCTGATTTTCGCTGATCATTTGTTTTGTCTATGTATAAAACACCTTTCGATTGAGCAAACTTCAAACAATCAGCGTTCATCATATCT
This genomic interval carries:
- a CDS encoding sarcosine oxidase subunit delta, which encodes MSLHIPCPNCGSRPVEEFLYGEISTVPDSITDADARDVDRAFMHNNPEGAQIERWFHVFGCRRWLTMRRDTRTDEVIGTSWRGY